CCTTGAGATCGATTTTTACGTGCTATAAAagtcatataaatttttatccAGTCATGTAGTTgagagtaattttaaaattattaggcGGCaccaattgtttaaaaaaaaaaaacaaacattagcTTAGTATGCATTAAGAAGCACTGTGATATTGTTGGAAACATTCAGATTATTGTATTTAGaatcattttaatatctaatatttatgcAAAATGTAACTTAGTGCCTTTAATATTgcacatttaattataatactgtttatatatactaacaaattttataatgaaatatatatttcaaatataaacattgaacAGTTCACAAAACCCTTCTTTAATTGAATCCCTTACGTTATATcccatacatacattaacagtctgtaaatttcccactgctgggctaaggccttatctccctttgaggagaaagtttgagcatattccaccatgctgctccaatgcggtttggtggaatacacatgtggcagaatttcgttgaaattagacacatgcaggtttcctcatgatgttttccttcaccgctgaacactagatgaattataaatacaaattaagcacatgaaaattcagtggtgcttgcctgggcttgaacccgaaatcatcggttaagatgcacgcgttctaaccactgggccatctcggctctttaattTAATCccttgtatatgtataatataatacctcATAACtcagtaacaatttatttttcaaaaccaGTTTAATGTTGTACttcaaatatctttatcaaTTGCTAGTTTTGCCTAGAAAGTTCCTCGTGCCTTTTCGAATTTCTACTTTGTCTCTTATCTCTACCGTTTCTGGATGTAAATTATCCAATATGGCGAACATCACTTGGGGAAAAACTATTAAACTGTTAACGTAGGTAGATAAACTGGCTAGTAAGCCACATCATGGTATGAGTGGTAACCACCGCTATTAGACATtaccgctgtaagaaatatacacCAATTCCAATAACCTACTAACCGCAGGAACTAGGTCCAGTGCCGGATTATCTACGTAGCAAGATTAGTAATTGCTCTGGAGCCATCTCCACTCATGTCTATCTAAGCGTGTTTTTTTGAGTGAATcctattaatagtattattaatagtaaattcAATATCACATCTTAAgatgtactattattatatatataatttactattattaatatctattgAATATACTCGATGACATAAAAACGTGAAATGTTACAACTTTTGCTACTAAGACAATTCACGTCAGAAAATTAGCAACCGACTATTTCGTTGGCGTAAATAAAACACCGAATTTCATACGGTAAACGATAACGTTCTCCAAATCGTATCTTGCATAAACGTGTAGAATTTCAGTCGGCCCAAtaatcagctctccaaaaagtCTGACGTTTGCAAACACTCTTACCCGACACTTAGTATGGATGTGGTTGCTAGATTAAGATTGTAATTAATCtagtaacattatttaagtatactTTAGTAAGCATATATCAAAAACTTATTTTCTAGAATATAAGTATATCGAGTTATAGAATAAagttatgacaaaaaataatattttattaatttaagagtgaTTGAATTTTTCACAGCCATTTCGTAGTCCTGATATAGTAAGATTATTACCATATgcataaaatatacctactatcTCCTAAACCAAATCAGTATAAATTCCATGGCGCTAAAATATCACGCATTCCTACCCTTTATCGGTACAATGGACACCCGCCTATTGGATTGATGGTGGTATCAAAAGctacagtaattattattaattttaagatattttttaaaagttggTATTAAAGCACACCGCaaattatttttcgaaattGGAAACACTGAAAAATTATCCGGGGATTCCCTGATATTGCCATCGAGTTGCGTAACAAACAATCggagaattaaaataaagttctatTAGCTATCAACCAATAACAaatggataaatattttattttgtaagttttagTCTTTCTATGTGTAAATACGATGTGAGGCGTTTATGAAAGACGttcttgtaattttttgttattatatacttcaataaaataccCTCCTTATTCTAAAACCTCCAGAGATAggagattttatgttttcacacggagataaaaaatagttttaattgtagAATAGTTATATTTACTGCGTTACATTATGTATAACccttgtaaaaaaaagtatgttaaaATTAGAGATGTACCAATTATAACTTTGGCCGACTAACCGACCAACCGACTAGCCAATTAGTCGGTTGTACAGACACCGACTAATCGGCCTTTTGATTTTTGCTTTGCAATGCGTGTTATCGTTCATTAAATTGAAAGAGTTTAAGAGTTTTTTTGCCCAGTTAGATAATGAATTTTGTAAAGCTAAGTGTAACCAGTgacaaatgataatttattgaaaattaaatgaattttggataaattatcattgtaataataaaaataatgtgaatcctccattatacattttaaagaaatcaGTTTTTACCGCCGACTTTTTGTcggaatatttttagttaaaatctaattaatatatatttttagtataaaaaaatgcataaaaagtatataatatacttaaaatatatatattaaacagataACTTTTGACCGATTTTTTAGCGAGGAGAGCCACGAGTAGGCTAGTCGAGAAATGAGTTTCCTGCAAAAAATTGGCAAAAATATAAGCGATTTTTGATGTGAAATCTAATTTTGgggaagacatttttttatctggaaattaaaatattaataatacacgaTAAGAAAAATTATAGCAGTACTGTTGTACGGCACACCACCAATACACGAGTTTGTTACACCACAACTTCCTACTGAGAATTTGCTTGATCCCAGATTTTAGCATCTCGCTATCAGCTAGACCGATGAGGtagatactaattattataattgtaaatgaaaatgCCACGAGGAAGTATTGATTTTCagcatgtaattattattttatggattCAGTGAATACATGGCTTGAGGCAATTATTCAACTTTGTTGGGGGTAAGTAATAGCAGGTTTTGGTAAAGCTGCTTTAGGCAGTGGCAAGGGTATAGCTGGGTTAAATTCAAAAAACTTAGCTATGAAATAcctgtaaagaaaaaataaaattaggagAAAGGTAACAACTtacatcaatataataatactcttGGTTAAGTAGTTTAATATATTCGATTCACGTGGCAGGCTTTCCTTAGGAGCAatcataattatactttaagaaACATTAAAGATCGACTACCGAATTTATGGTAGCTCTGGATTGTTAATTATTGACCGCACTTATAAGTGCTAAAAGGGCGTAATACCATTTTTTGATTTCTCAGAAGTTATGTTACTATGTCACATGGTTTGTTGATTTCCCACTTATTCATAATTCTTTGATAATAAACAATGAGTCTGTAAtccaagaatttattttaaatcgaaagAATTCCCttgaaagttattaaaaataagcaaattatatacataccaaAATGCTCGCCAACTATTTCGAAAGTCTGAGTAAAAAGAGACGATTCTAATAttctcttaataataaaaacgtctTTTTTAACTCAGACTCAGAAAATATGTagcataatgttaaaaaatagcCGTGAACTGTTTctacgattattttatttaacaaggtAAGTACCATGGCGCATCAAAAAACTTTGAACGATTGGATTTTAATTCGCAGAGCAAAAAATTAGTgcggtattaaattaatttatttaacctaACTACGAAGAAATGAAAATTTACTCACATTTGTACTCAGAGGTACTTGCCCAGTGTTGAATCCGCGTTATTTATATCATCAAAAACATGACTTCCGTCAACAAACACCGTCCGAAAATAATTAGTGTCACAGTTCACTTGATCTGAATCCAATCAGATCTCACCatcaaaagtttttaatatatttatagagagatagacatttatttttttaaataaaataattaccagACGAGAATCTCGATAGTGATCAAGAGACAAGCAGCGGCAGTTTGTCCAGCGACCAAAGCAGGCTCGGCCGACCCTCGCAACACTGCAGCTAACAATGCATCGCTAGCATCTGATGCCGCTTCTAGTGCGGCAACCAGCAATGCAGGAGCCGCTAACCATCTGGCACCACGTCGCCACCAGGATTGCTAATGAGAAGTGACAAGTGTTTAGCAATACCATTACATTATTTCGTTACATATTTAGGTATGtaagaaacgaaaaaaataaataataaatttatcagttGTTGCAATACTATGCGTATCCAAATTGTAAGTCCTAATAAGCGTTCACACACTTAAATagatatacaaacaatataggtaagtcataataaaaattaaaaaaaatctaaattaaattcgaCAGGCCCTTAAAGTGTGAGGATTCTTTAAAATGTGGAATTCCTTATTCCACCCAACAATTTGGACCCTTTACAAGAACTTCCAAATGGGTAGGTATTAAGTATAATAGCCGGTATTAAGGTTTGGATGTGTAGGTCATGTACTGGTCCGTCtctactaattaattatacttgtGTCTGTCTTTGTCGACAAcgaaccgattttaatgattattatttttctataaaatagatcataactataataaatgttgtaataCATTTGTGTTTGCGTGCACAGGCGAACTTTCTATACGTGAGGGTATCTCAGTGTGAAGACATGGCAATCCGACATGTTAGGCCGTAGCTATCAGAATCAATGGCTTGCCATGGTTTCTGAAGCACGGTTCATTCAACGCTACTAACTtcttaactccacgcttttgaCAATTTCGTGAAACTCAATAGCTTATTAGACAAATTAGTTTCATTCgactactaatactataaataatattgatttgaattttaagttgtaaaataatacaatacaacttTATGTGGTCTTAGTCATGACTCCAAAGTCTAATGGCGCGATACGTACCTTGGACATGACAGCGATGAGTAGCAATAGAGAAGTGCAAGCTGTCACGAACGCGCTAAGTTTTCCGTAACCCATCACAAGACGAATTGTAGGTtttgtaatactaaaaaataccaaccgtagttaaattaaaaaaaaaatccactacAGTAATACTTTCCTTAATACtattatagcttttatttaaaatgagatCTAGAGTCTTcccataaatttaataactgtcGATAACgctttaacaaaaaaactaaaataaaaaaccgttTACTCGATATGAAGCATCTTACCATAACCATATTAAGTGACATTTCCGTCTTGGGAAAAACTAACATACTTACTATGAAGAAACTGATAATAATCGTAGTATACGGTCTTAAATAGACTTATTTCAGTTGCATTTACTTGATTGATTTGGATGAATCCttacaaaaaaatctctttattaatacaaaattcttcgttttaagaataatttaagtaatggATAGATATCAAAGCACCCtatgttttcataattattcaCGTTATGATCCAAAGCTGTCAAGACTTCTCTATTGAAATTGGCATATTGAATAATAGAACACCTTTGgcttatttttgcaatatatttaacatgatATTTTTGACGAACTGCTTACGTAATTGATACGCGTAAATTACGATGCAACCCTTctgttacgtaataaatgagTACCTAGGGGATATTACGGCGAGCTGAACAGATCTGTGAAACTATTCTATGCAAACACAGGCTTTTCTATAGCACAGGGGAGGAAAGACCTGCGTGGTTTATATATATCGGTAACACCCAATCAATCAAGGCTGACAACGTATAAATCAGCTTCTTATGCTCTTCTTTTAAATGACTATAATAACCTTAACCATTTGAAACGCAAGATACTAGTTTTTGTAAAAAGTTGATTTAATTGACTTATATCACTTTaaagttttttgtaaatataaaattcgttgAATTTTCTCTAAATAATACATCAATTCctctacattttaataatatgttgcaTCGCCCTCTAGTAGGCATGAAAAATGACATATATGCGCGCCAGCTTTCATAGTATCTGTGAATTTTTGTCTAAATCTAATTATCTAaacataactataatatatgtacatatatataattgaacctACCGTCTAGCAAAGCTAACGTTATTAAGCCTTTGATTAACTTCATCATCGTCTAGTTCCAGTTCGACAGGCTGCGACGCAAACGCGCAAGCTGACATCGACACTCCTAAAAGAGCTACCAACAGAGCTCGCAGTTTTACTCGGATGCCAGAACTCTCGCAACGCCCCGAATCATTCTGCAAATTATTCACAATATTAATTTCACAAActgtatattaacatatatataaaatacagagtacTTTAGATACTTGTAacgatatgtattttatattgattttgcaTTTTGGTATGTATTTTGACGGAAAATACTAATGCAATCAATGATTCAGTGCTTAAATGATtcgagaaccgagatggcccagtggttagagcgcgtgcaacttaaccgatgatttcgagttcaattcaattcaagcaaattttcatgtgcttaatttttgtttataattcatctcgtgctcggcggtgaaggaaaacatcgtgaggaaagtgtctaatttcaatgaaattctgcacatgtgtattccaccaacccgcattggaggagcatggtggaatatgctcgacaccttctcctcaaaaggagaggaggccttagcccagcagtaagaaatttacaggctgctaatgtactaATGTAATCAACAAATCAATGCGCTTGCCTCGACAATTGCTATTCACCTTATCAAGGTGACTAGATATGTGAAGATAATTGAGTTAACTAATGAGAACTATTATTTTACCAGGTACTTACAGGATTCGTGTTATTTTCGTGTTTTAGTCTAATATTTTCAAGGAAATGTGTGCTGCTCTCTGTATCCATACTGCGCCACTGCattcgatataaatattataaaatcttgaAATGATGCATTAAGAGAAAATGATTAAGCGTTTTCCATGAGCAGCACACTATCGctgacgaaaataaaataaaatattcattccaACATTTCGATGCAGCTATTGCTGACGTTTGTAGTTGTCATAACtttcaatttgtaaaaaaagtaacgACATGTTGTTTTAAATGGCCTTTAATGTCGAAAATCTGAAAAAAAGTTCGCCCACAACCTAATTCCGCGAAACAATACACGTGTACTTTTCTATTGTATTACTTAAGCACACtcgaaacaaattattaaaaataatacatttgggAATTATTCAAGTAAATGTACCTAAATAATTAACTCTATGTTTTATATACCTAGTTCAATTATATCACATGACTACTGTATAACTctaattttgtaaatgtaaaaaataaattgtgaatgtattcttgtaataaattatactccCGGGAAACGGGTcccgaaattatttaaaaggcgACAGAGGCGTTGTCTAACAATTTGAGCGTATCGATttcgaaaaaaattgttaaaaaatatttaaaaagatattctgTAAAAGTAAGTCTCTGTTCTCTTATTATTGTGATATGTAATATtccattgtaaataaaatatattgttatagaatGCTCAGGAATAAAAtcctaataataacattattagtgAATGACTATGGATATTTACTTctattataatctataattattatttttttgagttttCTGTTTACATGTACCGTGAATAAAGGTATGTATCTAATTTGAAGCCATTCGACGGATATCCACGCCTTAAGAACGCTTATTTTAATTGCCGCTTCTCAGTTTCtgtaatttttaagtttgtatGCGTGTAACACAACTACTATAGTCAAGCCAATCGCTATAAAGCATCGTGATGCTATTACATTACTCATATAATTCTCGTGAAAACGACTAATCCGGCATAAATGTTCAGTTTTTTTCGGCAACAAAAAGATGGCAAGCATTACAAatgtatgatattaaattaaaaatgaaaaacttcACCTTGTAATGAAATCACATGAAGAAATGATAAAGCAATAACGTCACAAGTGGTAAATTTAGGAACGCTACTGGAAAGTTCGGGAGCATGaaaacattaacatattatgtGCAGAATGTGAAGTGCTTAGTACAatcctaataaataatatgtcgtTTTATCTGCTGAAgaattattctaatattttatacaagaacTTGAGATTATGGATtgacactttaatttaaatctggGAAAACTATAAAgtacatagatattattttcttaaatcttCTCCGAAAAGCGCtacgtcataaaatataattcattttataggcattattaaaacatcttgcatattattatagatgattgattaaaaagctttttaatataatacagaatAGTTTACAAAAATTCTTTTAAAGATCACAAACACATAAATGTTGCCTGAAAACGCAAAACTCTTGACACCAGTTAAAAGTCATGAGCGCGACACCCGTCAACTTGTGCTGGAATTTATACAATGACCTCAGATCCACTTTGATGAGAACTAAAAATGCGTTTACAATCTTAACGCACACAACTATCAATTGACCTGTCAAATGGGGAAGAAAGAG
This genomic stretch from Vanessa tameamea isolate UH-Manoa-2023 chromosome 9, ilVanTame1 primary haplotype, whole genome shotgun sequence harbors:
- the LOC113395129 gene encoding uncharacterized protein LOC113395129 produces the protein MQWRSMDTESSTHFLENIRLKHENNTNPNDSGRCESSGIRVKLRALLVALLGVSMSACAFASQPVELELDDDEVNQRLNNVSFARRITKPTIRLVMGYGKLSAFVTACTSLLLLIAVMSKQSWWRRGARWLAAPALLVAALEAASDASDALLAAVLRGSAEPALVAGQTAAACLLITIEILVWYFIAKFFEFNPAIPLPLPKAALPKPAITYPQQS